A window of Candidatus Peribacteraceae bacterium genomic DNA:
GAATTGCAGATGGAATCGTCGGGCTTGGACCGCCTCATCCGCGCCGCCTACCACGCGCTCGGCTACATCACGTTCTTCACGGCGGGGCCGAAGGAAGCGAAAGCTTGGACCATCACGCGGGGGATGACGGCGCCCCAAGCGGCGGGAACGATCCACACCGACTTCCAGAAGGGCTTCATCGCGGCGGAAACCATCGCGTATGACGATTACGTGACGCTGGGAGGGGAACAGAAAGCCAAAGCGGCCGGCAAAATGCGCGCGGAAGGGAAGGGGTACGTGGTGAAGGACGGGGATGTGATGCTGTTCCGCTTCAATGTCTGACGCTTCACAACGCCCCTTGACGCACCTATCATTCCCTTGATGGATGCTCATGCTACACCCCCTCTCAGCGACATCGAGCTTGCCGATATCGCCCCTTCCCTTCATGGCCTTCCGCAGGAAGACCTTGAGCGGGTGGTGCAGGAACTGCATCAAAGGACTGCGGATCCCCACAAGTCTCCTGAGAAACGGCTCAAATGCCTCCGCCGATTCCGCCGGCTGAGCTCGAGGCAACAGGAAGAGGAAAACATCCTCCATTCGACCGCCCAGCGCATCCATCAACTCACTAAACTTCCGGGGAGCGGTTGCCCTTCGTTCCACTTCCACAACCGCGCTGTTCGATCCTCCATCGCTCATCTGCTTTCCCCTTCGTGGAAAGGACCCCTCCGCGGAGGATTAAACGGATTGGATCATACGACGCTCATTCCTCCTGAACTCTACGAACAAACATTACTGGCTGAGGAGACCGAAGAGGATTTGATACGGAGAGCGGAGAATCTCCTTCATGAACTGGGCCTGGACGATCCAGCGTATCCCTACATGAACCGACTGCATCTGTTTGAACAAGCCACCATCTCATCATGCCATTCATAGCCCGTCAAGAACCGTTCACCTGCGGGCACTGCAGTGCCGTCGTCACTCCCCTGCCGCACGGAACCTACCGCAACCACTGCCCGCTGTGCCTGTGGAGCAAGCATGTGGATGACCAAGGGCCGGGTGACCGTTCGTCGCTCTGCCAAGAGCTCATGGAACCGGTCGCCCTGGACCAGGACGGCAAGAAGGGATGGATGGTCTTGCACCGCTGCACGGCATGCGGAAAAGAGATACGCAACAAATGCGCACCCGATGACGATATCTCCGCCTTCACTTACCGCTAACCTGTATACGCTCTAGAAATGTGATCAGTTTCTCCTCCTCTTCGTGCATGGATGATACGTAATACGTAATACGTGATACGAAATACGCCTCAACTACAACCAGAAGTGGCGCCACAATCCAAACACACCTCACATGACCCGTTCCGCTTCATCCGCATGCTTCCGCAACCCGAACACATGGTCCCCGTGAAGCCCTGGAGCTTGGCATGGACGGTCTTCCCCTCGCTCGCTTCCACCTTGGACACCACTTCGGTGATCTCCTTGTGCGTCTTCTCCTCCACGAGAGTGCCTAAATCCCGCTGCTCCGTGTGCGTGCCCTCATCCACCACCGGCAGGCGCATGGCGAAGGCGGACTTGCTCATGCTGCCCTCCGCGTACGCGCGCTCCACCAGCTCCGCATTGTGGAACTTCCTGGCCTTCTCCTTGGTGAGGAACTTGAGCGCCAGCCACCGGCCGAGGTAATCCATGATGGATTTGACCATGGGGATCTCCTTGTTGGCCGTCATGCCCATGGGCTCGAAGCGGGTGTTGACGAGCTTCTCGCACAGCACCTCCAGCGGCACGCCGTACTGCAGGTTCATGGAGAGACTGAGCGCCAAGCCGTCCATGACGCCGGAAAGCATGGAGCCCTCCTTGGCCATCTTGATGAAGATTTCGCCGGGTGTGCCGTCGTCGTACATGCCCACGTGGACGTAGCCCTCATGGCCCGCCACGGAGAACTTGTGGGCGATGGCTTGCCGCTCCTCGGGCAGTTTGCGCCTGCGCGGGACTTCCTTGATCACCAACTTCTCAATGATCTTGGTTTCCACGATTTTCTCCACCGTTTTTTCGTCTTTCTTGTCCGAGGAATTGGAGAGCGGCTGCGAGAGCTTGGAACCGTCGCGGTAGAGGGCGTTGGCCTTGAGCCCCAATTTCCAACCGATGAAGTAGGCGTTCTTGATGTCCTCCACGGTGGCCTCGTTGGGGAGGTTGATGGTCTTGCTGATGGCCCCCGTGATGAAGGGCTGCGCCGCCGCCATCATGCGGATGTGGCCTTCGGCGGAAATGAAGCGCCTCCCCAGCTTGCCGCACTTGCTGGCACAATCGAACACGGGCAGGTGCTCCTCTTTGAGGAGCGGCGCGCCCTCAACGGTCATGCGGCCGCACACGGCCACGTTGGCTTCCTCAATCTGCGCCGCCGTGAACCCCAGTTTGCGCAACACGTCCAGCGCGGGGTCGGCGAGGTCGGCATCCGTAAACCCGATGCGCTTGAGCGTCTCTTCCCCCAGCACCCACTTGTTGAACGTGAACGTGATGTCGAACACCTGCGGCAAGGTCTTCTCCACATTGGCGATGTCCTGGTCCGTGAAACCCTTGTCCAGGAGCGCCTTGCGGTTCACGTGGGGGGCGCCCTCCAGCGTGAGCGTCCCCATGACGTACGTCATGATGTCCCGCACCTCGCCCTCCGTGTACCCCAGGGCGTGCAGCGCCGGCCCCACCGACTGGTTGGCGATCTTCATGTAGCCGCCCCCCGCCAGCTTCTTGAATTTCACGAGCGCGAAATCCGGTTCCACGCCGGTGGTGTCGCAATCCATGAGGAGCCCGATGGTCCCCGTGGGGGCGATGACGGTGACTTGCGCGTTGCGGTACCCCTCCTTCTCCCCCGCCCGGTACGCGCGGTCCCATGCGTCCTTGGCGGCATGGAGGAGCTCCGGCGGGCAGGCGTTCTGGTCCAGACCCACGGGCACCACGCGCAAACCTTCGTACTCCTTGGCCGGCGCGTCGTACGCGGCGCGGCGGTGGTTGCGGATGACGCGGAGCATGTTGTCGCGGTTGCGCGCGAAGCCGGCGAACGCGCCGAGCACCGACGCCATCTCCCCGCTCTCGGCGTACGACTCGCCCGTCATGATGGCCGTAAGGGCGCCCGCGATGGCGCGCCCCTTGGGGGAATCGTACGGGATCCCCATGCGCATGAGCATGGCGCCCAAGTTGGCGTACCCCAGCCCCAGCGTGCGGAACGCGTAGCTGAGGCGCGCAATCTCCTTGCTCGGGAACTGCGCCATAAGGACGGAGATCTCCAGCACGATCGTCCACAGGCGCACCGCATGCTGGAACTTCTCCACGTCGAAGGAACGGTGCTCCTCATCGAAGAACTTCAGGAGATTGAGCGAGGCGAGATTGCACGCCGTGTCATCCAGGAACATGTACTCGCTGCAGGGATTACTGGCGTTGATGCGCCCGTCGGCGGGGCAGGTGTGCCAGTCGTTGATGGTGGTGTCGTACTGCAAACCGGGATCCGCGCACGCCCACGCCGCGTATCCGATCTGGTCCCACAGATCCCGGGCCTTGAGTGTCTTGCTGGGCTTGGGGGGACGGGTTTCCTCCGCCGCCTTGCGCAACTCCGTGCGCCAGTACAGGTTCCAATCGCCGTCCTTCTCCACCGCTTCGAAGAAGTCATGGGCCACGCGGATGGAATTGTTGCTGTTCTGGCCGGAGACCGTGAGGTACGCCTCTCCGTTGAAATCGGTGTCGTAGCCGAATTTCGCCAGGGCAGCCACCTTCTTCTCCTCATTCACCTTCCAGTTGATGAAGTCCTCGATATCCGGGTGGTCCAGGTCCAAACAGACCATCTTGGCGGCACGGCGCGTGGTGCCGCCGGACTTGATGGCCCCCGCCGCGCGGTCCCCGATCTTGAGGAAGCTCATGAGCCCGGAGCTCTTCCCGCCGCCGGAGAGTGGTTCCCCCATGCCCCGCAGCTGCGAGAAGTTGGTGCCCGTGCCCGAACCGAACTTGAAGAGGCGGGCCTCCCGGGTCCACAGGTCCATGATGCCGCCTTCGTTGACCATGTCGTCCCGCACGGACTGGATGAAGCACGCGTGCGGCTGGGGATGGGTGTAGGCGTCTGCGCTCTTCTTGATGTCCCCCGTCTTGGAATCGGCGTAGAAGTGCCCCTGCGCGGGCCCCGTGATGCCGTAGGCCGTTTGGAGCCCCGTATTGAACCACTGGGGGCTGTTGGGCGCCGCCATCTGGTGCACCAGCATGTAGCTCAGCTCGTCCTCAAAGGCTTGCGCGTCCTGCGCCGTCTCGAAGTACCCCTCCTGCTCCCCCCAGTGCCGCCAACAACCGACCAATCGGCGGACCACCTGCTTCACGCTCCGCTCCGGCCCCTTGACCACGCTGCCGCCCGCATCCATGAGCACGTTGCCCTTGTCGTCGTACTGCGGTACGCCCGCCTTGCGGAAGTATTTGCTCACCATGATGTCCGTGGCCACCTGGCTCCAGGCGGCGGGTACCTCCGCGCCCTGCATTTCGAACACCGTGGAACCGTCGGTATTGACGATGCGGCTCGTCCGCTTCTCGTAGCGCACTTCCTCCAGGGGGTCGTTCCCGGGCGTGGTGAACACGCGGGAAATGGAGAGTCCCTTGCGAGCTCGTTGGCCCAGCATCTGTTCCTGCTCGACGGCGGAAGCGGGGGGGATCGCCCCCTCTTTCTTCGCGGAACGG
This region includes:
- a CDS encoding vitamin B12-dependent ribonucleotide reductase, with the protein product MPSSRSQVSSASSRSAKKEGAIPPASAVEQEQMLGQRARKGLSISRVFTTPGNDPLEEVRYEKRTSRIVNTDGSTVFEMQGAEVPAAWSQVATDIMVSKYFRKAGVPQYDDKGNVLMDAGGSVVKGPERSVKQVVRRLVGCWRHWGEQEGYFETAQDAQAFEDELSYMLVHQMAAPNSPQWFNTGLQTAYGITGPAQGHFYADSKTGDIKKSADAYTHPQPHACFIQSVRDDMVNEGGIMDLWTREARLFKFGSGTGTNFSQLRGMGEPLSGGGKSSGLMSFLKIGDRAAGAIKSGGTTRRAAKMVCLDLDHPDIEDFINWKVNEEKKVAALAKFGYDTDFNGEAYLTVSGQNSNNSIRVAHDFFEAVEKDGDWNLYWRTELRKAAEETRPPKPSKTLKARDLWDQIGYAAWACADPGLQYDTTINDWHTCPADGRINASNPCSEYMFLDDTACNLASLNLLKFFDEEHRSFDVEKFQHAVRLWTIVLEISVLMAQFPSKEIARLSYAFRTLGLGYANLGAMLMRMGIPYDSPKGRAIAGALTAIMTGESYAESGEMASVLGAFAGFARNRDNMLRVIRNHRRAAYDAPAKEYEGLRVVPVGLDQNACPPELLHAAKDAWDRAYRAGEKEGYRNAQVTVIAPTGTIGLLMDCDTTGVEPDFALVKFKKLAGGGYMKIANQSVGPALHALGYTEGEVRDIMTYVMGTLTLEGAPHVNRKALLDKGFTDQDIANVEKTLPQVFDITFTFNKWVLGEETLKRIGFTDADLADPALDVLRKLGFTAAQIEEANVAVCGRMTVEGAPLLKEEHLPVFDCASKCGKLGRRFISAEGHIRMMAAAQPFITGAISKTINLPNEATVEDIKNAYFIGWKLGLKANALYRDGSKLSQPLSNSSDKKDEKTVEKIVETKIIEKLVIKEVPRRRKLPEERQAIAHKFSVAGHEGYVHVGMYDDGTPGEIFIKMAKEGSMLSGVMDGLALSLSMNLQYGVPLEVLCEKLVNTRFEPMGMTANKEIPMVKSIMDYLGRWLALKFLTKEKARKFHNAELVERAYAEGSMSKSAFAMRLPVVDEGTHTEQRDLGTLVEEKTHKEITEVVSKVEASEGKTVHAKLQGFTGTMCSGCGSMRMKRNGSCEVCLDCGATSGCS
- a CDS encoding RNHCP domain-containing protein — protein: MPFIARQEPFTCGHCSAVVTPLPHGTYRNHCPLCLWSKHVDDQGPGDRSSLCQELMEPVALDQDGKKGWMVLHRCTACGKEIRNKCAPDDDISAFTYR